The window CCCTAACGGATCGAAGATTTGAGCTATCTCAGAAAGAATAGATCGTTTGGTAACCCGTGTCATAGTTGTGTTTTTgctaatgttaaatttaaagacaTCTTTCTGAGGATCCCACATCAGACCTAACGTACGCGTATTTTCCCTACGTCCCATGTCTATTATATCTTCCGCTCTACTATCTGATACACAACGTAATATTGCGGGATTGTTAGAAACCCATTTATGTAGCTTGAAACCGCCCGCATTCAAAGTTTGTGATACTCCGTCAATAATGTACATAACTTTCTCAACTGAATCCGCTCCCGTAAGAAGGTCGTCTACGTAAAAATGATTCTTAATAACGTTAGCAATCACTGGATCGGAGCTTTCTAAACCTAACTGCTTTAAACAGCGAGTTGCTAGGTAACTTGCTGATGCTGTACCGTAGGTAATAGTGGTTAACTCGTAAACCTCTATTGGAAGATTTTCGGAATCGCGCCATAGAATACGTTGGAACCTTAATTGTTCCGTGTTAACGAGGCATGCACGatacattttttgaatatctgATACTACAACTATGCTATATTGTCTGTACCGGACTAGAGCGCTAAATAGATCTGGTTGGATAGTAGGACCCACAACCTGCAGATGGTTAAAAGAATAACCGGTGGATGTAGGGCACGACGCGTCAAACACTACTCGTAACTTTGTGGTTGCGCTTTTTTCGTTTATAACACCGTGGTGGGGTatatagtaattatttttatctgaTTCCTGCGGCGATACTACCCTACGCATATGGCCTAATTCAGAGTATTCTCGCATGAATTCGCGATATTTATTGCCGAATTCTGGTAATCGCTTGAATTTACGCTCCATACTTAGTAAGCGTGTTTGGCATTGTGGTACGACTCGCCCAATTGATGAAGTTCTCCATCGATTGGAATTGTAACTATGAATCGGCCGTCATCCGTTCGCGAGGTCGtttcttgaaaatgtttcTCACAGAACGCGTCAGATTTCGATAGCGAAATGGGTACGTTCACCGACTCAACTTCCCAAAAACGCGTGAGTTGTTCGTGAAGTTTTGATGACTGTGCGCTTTGAACTAAATTGCACTGGATAGAAGGCACAGCGCTTGTTTGAACCGGGCCCGAAACAATCCACCCGAACCTTGTATTTTGTATAACCGGTCCATCATCTAATTTGATTTGACCTATGCACAACAATTCCCAAAAGTAATCTGCGCCTAGCAACATATCAATACTATTTGGGTTATAAAACTCAGGATCAGCTAAGCGTAGGTGAGCAGGAATCTTTAACGAATTAACATCGATAGCGAACTGAGGCAAATTACTAGTAATTACTGGAAGGACAAGACACGTAACTTGAAGTGAAAAATTAGTACAATGCGAATGTATTTTTAGCAAACATGAAGTAGAAATTGTAGATTTAGATTGAGTTATTCCCGTAACGctgatatttgtttttgtttcaggGAGATGCAACCTTTCGCGAAGATCTGTCGTTATGAAGCTACTTTGACTACCTGGATCTAGTAGTGCACGGAATGTGTGTTTTTTATTTCGCCGATCAAATGCATGTAAAGTGACAGTTGATAATAATGTTTGTACAGTTGTTAATGAACTAGATGTGAGAGTTTGTAATTGTGTTGTTGGTGATTGTTGCGAATCTGAACGATTATATGTGATATGCAGAAGGGTGTGGTGTTTAGATTTACATTGTTTACATAGACCCGACCTACATTGATTAATAAAGTGACCCAATCGAAGACAATTCATacaaagtttcaatttttttacttgCTCTATACGTTTTTGTATGTTAAGTTGAAGAAATTCAGGGCAATGTTGAAGATTATGTTCGGCCTTGCACAAAACACATTTTATTGCATCTATCTGCCTTGAAACTACAAATGATCTAGCTTTAGTAGCTGACTGATGTTTAACTAATGATTTAGACGCCCCTTTATCTTCAAGTGATTCTAATAAATCAGCTCTACCTTTTAAGCAATCCAATAAATCGTCTAATGTGGGTTTATCAATCTGTATTTTTTGATGTTCCCATTCACGGTTTGATTCGAAATCCAATTTAGTGGAAACTAAATATACAATTAATGTGTCCCATTTATCGGTGGGTTCCTTTAATGTGTTTAATGCACGTAAATGTTTGCGAatgttatcaattaaagtGCGTATTACATTCGAGTTAACGGAAGtaattctttcaattttaaaaagtgcCTTAATGTGATTTTGCACTAGTATTCGAGGGTTGTTATATCGACTGCAAACTAAATCCCACGCAACATCATAGTTTGTATTGGTAATTTCTAAACTCGCAATTACTTGTCGAGCTTCACCCGTTAAAGTTGATAACAAATAATGGAATTTTTGAACGTCATTCACGGCATGATTATTATGAATCAATGACTcgaaaatatcgtgaaattCCAGCCATGATTCGCTATTTCCATTAAATTTAGGTAAATCAATTACCGGTAACTTTACGCATTGCTCCGGAGCAGGACTGACAGTGAGAGAAGAATTGCGAGAATTTTTGCTATTTGTTAATATACGTTTGGCTTCCGCGGTGCTTGCGTAAAAAGCCGTCTCAAAATTTTCTCGTTCTAACGCTTGCACCTCCCCGTCGGCGCTTACTAAATCAATGTTCTCCTGAATGATTTCGAAAtcactaattaaattaagtgcACGATCGTACCGTTGTTCCAACTCAAAAACCCACGTCTGATCGAGACTACCCTTATCATCTAATTTCGATTTagtaacaaattttgaaaaattagttaGCTTGCCTTGACAATGccacgtttttttattaaagtttctaTTTCCGACATGATAATACGTAAAATGAACGCAACGcaattgattcaaatttaagCAAGGGAAAAGGAAATGGAAAAAAAGGATTATATGCTTACGACACGCTCAAACTTAAAGGGGGATGCTTCCGGCCCGTGGATAACGTGTCCCGACGAAGGTTCTTCCGAATTTCCTTTGAATTCCAGCTCACCAAATTTTTCCTGTTTGTGTTGCTTGGCAACCACGACTGATgataatctcaaaaacgacgataattaatttaatccggctcgaaggaccatgttgaataatataacgTATGTTATAGCGCTGGTTAACACTTCTTCGTAACGAATAACGATTTGTTGGCTTTTGTTGtaacgaattatttattaattataacgaAGGTACAACACGACTCAAACGACGCTCTTACAAAAATCTTATTGATAGTGACGCGCTTGTTGTCAACAacaacgaaaacaaaacaaaaacttctTATTGCTATGATTCTTGACAAATcggaaaactaatttaaatacaaataaaaaatgcaaaaatgtgtataaacaagatacaaattacaacaaacatggttcaacatgtcatttggctgctaaatatcacaaatatggtcagcagaattatcggaaccaaaagtgatagaaagttcaaacatggctcagaacggcgtataacgtcataatatcacgttttgggcacattttgttttttatctccaacatggttcaacatgtcatttggctcctaaatatcacaaatatggtcagcagaattatcggaaccaaaagtgatagaaagttcaaacatggctcagaacggcgtataacgtcataatatcacgttttgggcacattttgttttttatctccaacatggttcaacatgtcatttggcgcctgaataatacaaatatggtcagcagaattatcggaaccaaaagtgatagaaagttcaaacatggctcagaacggcgtataacgtcataatatcacgttttgggcacaatttgttttttatctccaacttgctccatcatgtcatttggcgcctgaataacacaaatatggtcagcagaattatcggaactaaaagtgatagaaagttcaaacatggctcagaacggcgtataacgtcataatatcacgttttgggcacattttgttttttatctccaacatggttcaacatgtcatttggctgctaaatatcacaaatatggtcagcagaattatcggaaccaaaagtgatagaaagttcaaacatggctcagaacggcgtataacgtcataatatcacgttttgggcacattttgttttttatctccaacttgctccatcatgtcatttggcgcctgaataacacaaatatggtcagcagaattatcggaaccaaaagtgatagaaagttcaaacatggctcagaacggcgtataacgtcataatatcacgttttgggcacatttagttttttatctccaacttgctccaacatgtcatttggctcctaaatatcacaaatatggtcagcagaattatcggaaccaaaagtgatagaaagttcaaacatggctcagaacggcgtataacgtcataatatcacgttttgggcacattttgttttttatctccaacatggttcaacatgtcatttggctgctaaatatcacaaatatggtcagcagaattatcggaaccaaaagtgatagaaagttcaaacatggctcagaacggcgtataacgtcataatatcacgttttgggcacattttgttttttatctccaacttgctccaacatgttatttggcgcctgaataacacaaatatggtcagcagaattatcggaaccaaaagtgatagaaagttcaaacatggctcagaacggcgtataacgtcataatatcacgttctgggtacattttgttttttatctccaacatggttcaacatgtcatttggctgctaaatatcacaaatatggtcagcagaattattggaaccaaaagtgatagaaagttcaaacatggctcagaacggcgtataacgtcataatatcacgttttgggcacaatttgttttttatctccaacttgctccatcatgtcatttggcgcctgaataacacaaatatggtcagcagaattatcggaaccaaaagtgatagaaagttcaaacatggctcagaacggcgtataacgtcataatatcacgttttgggcacattttgttttttatctccaacttgctccaacatgttatttggcgcctgaaaatcacaaatatggtcagcagaattatcggaaccaaaagtgatagaaagttcaaacatggctcagaacggcgtataacgtcataatatcacgttttgggtacattttgttttttatctccaacatggttcaacatgtcatttggctcctaaatatcacaaatatggtcagcagaattatcggaaccaaaagtgatagaaagttcaaacatggctcagaacggcgtataacgtcataatatcacgttttgggcacattttgttttttatctccaacatggttcaacatgtcatttggctgctaaatatcacaaatatggtcagcagaattatcggaaccaaaagtgatagaaagttcaaacatggctcagaacggcgtataacgtcataatatcacgttttgggcacaatttgttttttatctccaacttgctccatcatgtcatttggcgcctgaataacacaaatatggtcagcagaattatcggaaccaaaagtgatagaaagttcaaacatggctcagaacggcgtataacgtcataatatcacgttttgggcacattttgttttttatctccaacttgctccaacatgttatttggcgcctgaataacacaaatatggtcagcagaattatcggaaccaaaagtgatagaaagttcaaacatggctcagaacggcgtataacgtcataatatcacgttctgggtacattttgttttttatctccaacatggttcaacatgtcatttggctgctaaatatcacaaatatggccagcagaattatcggaaccaaaagtgatagaaagttcaaacatggctcagaacggcgtataacgtcataatatcacgttttgggcacattttgttttttatctccaacttgctccatcatgtcatttggcgcctgaataacacaaatatggtcagcagaattatcggaaccaaaagtgatagaaagttcaaacatggctcagaacggcgtataacgtcataatatcacgttttgggcacatttagttttttatctccaacttgctccaacatgtcatttggctcctaaatatcacaaatatggtcagcagaattatcggaaccaaaagtgatagaaagttcaaacatggctcagaacggcgtataacgtcataatatcacgttttgggcacattttgttttttatctccaacatggttcaacatgtcatttggctgctaaatatcacaaatatggtcagcagaattatcggaaccaaaagtgatagaaagttcaaacatggctcagaacggcgtataacgtcataatatcacgttttgggcacattttgttttttatctccaacttgctccaacatgttatttggcgcctgaataacacaaatatggtcagcagaattatcggaaccaaaagtgatagaaagttcaaacatggctcagaacggcgtataacgtcataatatcacgttctgggtacattttgttttttatctccaacatggttcaacatgtcatttggctgctaaatatcacaaatatggtcagcagaattattggaaccaaaagtgatagaaagttcaaacatggctcagaacggcgtataacgtcataatatcacgttttgggcacaatttgttttttatctccaacttgctccatcatgtcatttggcgcctgaataacacaaatatggtcagcagaattatcggaaccaaaagtgatagaaagttcaaacatggctcagaacggcgtataacgtcataatatcacgttttgggcacattttgttttttatctccaacttgctccaacatgttatttggcgcctgaaaatcacaaatatggtcagcagaattatcggaaccaaaagtgatagaaagttcaaacatggctcagaacggcgtataacgtcataatatcacgttttgggtacattttgttttttatctccaacatggttcaacatgtcatttggctcctaaatatcacaaatatggtcagcagaattatcggaaccaaaagtgatagaaagttcaaacatggctcagaacggcgtataacgtcataatatcacgttttgggcacattttgttttttatctccaacatggttcaacatgtcatttggctgctaaatatcacaaatatggtcagcagaattatcggaaccaaaagtgatagaaagttcaaacatggctcagaacggcgtataacgtcataatatcacgttttgggcacaatttgttttttatctccaacttgctccatcatgtcatttggcgcctgaataacacaaatatggtcagcagaattatcggaaccaaaagtgatagaaagttcaaacatggctcagaacggcgtataacgtcataatatcacgttttgggcacaatttgttttttatctccaacttgctccatcatgtcatttggcgcctgaataacacaaatatggtcagcagaattatcggaactaaaagtgatagaaagttcaaacatggctcagaacggcgtataacgtcataatatcacgttttgggcacattttgttttttatctccaacttgctccatcatgtcatttggcgcctgaataacacaaatatggtcagcagaattatcggaaccaaaagtgatagaaagttcaaacatggctcagaacggcgtataacgtcataatatcacgttttgggcacattttgttttttatctccaacttgctccatcatgtcatttggcgcctgaataacacaaatatggtcagcagaattatcggaaccaaaagtgatagaaagttcaaacatggctcagaacggcgtataacgtcataatatcacgttttgggcacatttagttttttatctccaacttgctccaacatgtcatttggctcctaaatatcacaaatatggtcagcagaattatcggaaccaaaagtgatagaaagttcaaacatggctcagaacggcgtataacgtcataatatcacgttttgggcacatttagttttttatctccaacttgctccaacatgtcatttggctcctaaatatcacaaatatggtcagcagaattatcggaaccaaaagtgatagaaagttcaaacatggctcagaacggcgtataacgtcataatatcacgttttgggcacattttgttttttatctccaacatggttcaacatgtcatttggctgctaaatatcacaaatatggtcagcagaattatcggaaccaaaagtgatagaaagttcaaacatggctcagaacggcgtataacgtcataatatcacgttttgggcacattttgttttttatctccaacttgctccaacatgttatttggcgcctgaataacacaaatatggtcagcagaattatcggaaccaaaagtgatagaaagttcaaacatggctcagaacggcgtataacgtcataatatcacgttctgggtacattttgttttttatctccaacatggttcaacatgtcatttggctgctaaatatcacaaatatggccagcagaattatcggaaccaaaagtgatagaaagttcaaacatggctcagaacggcgtataacgtcataatatcacgttttgggcacaatttgttttttatctccaacttgctccatcatgtcatttggcgcctgaataacacaaatatggtcagcagaattatcggaaccaaaagtgatagaaagttcaaacatggctcagaacggcgtataacgtcataatatcacgttttgggcacaatttgttttttatctccaacttgctccatcatgtcatttggcgcctgaataacacaaatatggtcagcagaattatcggaaccaaaagtgatagaaagttcaaacatggcccagaacggcgtataacgtcataatatcacgttttgggcacattttgttttttatttccaacatggttcaacatgtcatttggctcctaaatatcacaaatatggtcagcagaattatcggaaccaaaagtgatagaaagttcaaacatggctcagaacggcgtataacgtcataatatcacgttttgggcacattttgttttttatctccaacatggttcaacatgtcatttggcgcctgaataacacaaatatggtcagcagaattatcggaaccaaaagtgatagaaagttcaaacatggctcagaacggcgtataacgtcataatatcacgttttgggcacaatttgttttttatctccaacttgctccatcatgtcatttggcgcctgaataacacaaatatggtcagcagaattatcggaaccaaaagtgatagaaagttcaaacatggctcagaacggcgtataacgtcataatatcacgttttgggcacattttgtttttcatctccaacttgctccatcatgtcatttggcgcctgaataacacaaatacggtcagcagaattatcggaaccaaaagtgatagaaagttcaaacatggctcagaacggcgtataacgtcataatatcacgttttgggcacattttgttttttatctccaacatggttcaacatgtcatttggctgctaaatatcacaaatatggtcagcagaattatcggaaccaaaagtgatagaaagttcaaacatggctcagaacggcgtataacgtcataatatcacgttttgggcacattttgttttttatctccaacatggttcaacatgtcatttggcgcctgaataacacaaatatggtcagcagaattatcggaaccaaaagtgatagaaagttcaaacatgactcagaacggcgtataacgtcataatattacgttttgggcacattttgttttttatctccaacatggttcaacatgtcatttggctcccgaatatcacaaatatggtcagcagaattatcggaaccaaaagtgatagaaagttcaaacatggctcagaacggcgtataacgtcataatatcacgttttgggcacattttgttttttatctccaacttgctccaacatgttatttggcgcctgaaaatcacaaatatggtcagcagaattatcggaaccaaaagtgatagaaagttcaaacatggctcagagcggcgtataacgtcataatatcacgttttgggcacattttgttttttatctccaacttgctccatcatgtcatttggcgcctgaataacacaaatatggtcagcagaattatcggaaccaaaagtgatagaaagttcaaacatggctcagaacggcgtataacgtcataatatca of the Onthophagus taurus isolate NC chromosome 10, IU_Otau_3.0, whole genome shotgun sequence genome contains:
- the LOC139431513 gene encoding uncharacterized protein; translated protein: MSEIETLIKKRDDKGSLDQTWVFELEQRYDRALNLISDFEIIQENIDLVSADGEVQALERENFETAFYASTAEAKRILTNSKNSRNSSLTVSPAPEQCVKLPVIDLPKFNGNSESWLEFHDIFESLIHNNHAVNDVQKFHYLLSTLTGEARQVIASLEITNTNYDVAWDLVCSRYNNPRILVQNHIKALFKIERITSVNSNVIRTLIDNIRKHLRALNTLKEPTDKWDTLIVYLVSTKLDFESNREWEHQKIQIDKPTLDDLLDCLKGRADLLESLEDKGASKSLVKHQSATKARSFVVSRQIDAIKCVLCKAEHNLQHCPEFLQLNIQKRIEQVKKLKLCMNCLRLGHFINQCRSGLCKQCKSKHHTLLHITYNRSDSQQSPTTQLQTLTSSSLTTVQTLLSTVTLHAFDRRNKKHTFRALLDPGSQSSFITTDLRERLHLPETKTNISVTGITQSKSTISTSCLLKIHSHCTNFSLQVTCLVLPVITSNLPQFAIDVNSLKIPAHLRLADPEFYNPNSIDMLLGADYFWELLCIGQIKLDDGPVIQNTRFGWIVSGPVQTSAVPSIQCNLVQSAQSSKLHEQLTRFWEVESVNVPISLSKSDAFCEKHFQETTSRTDDGRFIVTIPIDGELHQLGESYHNAKHAY